In a genomic window of Telopea speciosissima isolate NSW1024214 ecotype Mountain lineage chromosome 5, Tspe_v1, whole genome shotgun sequence:
- the LOC122661314 gene encoding pentatricopeptide repeat-containing protein At3g16610-like, which translates to MHLGVPLRFFPASFLLRILPVHCRCCSSLSILSHSLPLGDGRTTSNPSTYSISHGSTNQGGTNFLRLLSLCRKTTDLKQFKSLLILHGLMEDPFLVGEFFRFCFHLNSPELALSSFQKIEKPSLLLQNLMVRCLSNHGLFDDLLSIYTKCQKSGCRADNFTFPFVIKACSSLGDHRTGKGIHCNVLKKGFEYNLVVQTALLDMYAKVGDLETSRLVLDRIPQPDLVAWNALLAGYSLNGRYQEAIKVFQQIQIMGLNPNASTLASIIPVCTSLGALHIGKTFHGFAVKFGVSSDESLAPALISMYGGCGDLSAARRMFDLLPEINIIARNAMISSLTQNRKSSEALEAFKQMLQANMHPNAVSFVAVIPSCENSGNIDCGESLHAHAIKDGLDCQTSVATAFLSLYAKLGDLDSAELLFHGIPDRNLLSWNSMVSAYVENGFWELGLYTFYNFQLMGFTPDAISMVSVLSACTRSEDIRLGKSAHAFSIRNRLGLNINVSNALLAFYSDCDQLSSAHKLFHKMETRNVVSWNILISRNVHFGNIGNAIELLQQMQQEDLELDLVTMISILPGYCKSEDLVQGMAIHCCAIKAGYIADVFLVNALISMYLNCGDIGSGQLLFEGVPKKSVVSWNALITGCRYHNLHREVFFWFCQMTTEVQKPNFVTLLNILPVCWTELQGKSIHAYAVRIGAISEPPLLTSLMLMYARFESVHLCHSLFEMVDKNHISIWNTMMSVHVHNKNAKAAVATFSEMLQKKMEPDHVTVLTLISACVHLSTLDIALCTMGYIICKGFENDLVISNALIDLHARCGNISTARKIFDSLIGRDSVSWSVIINGYGMHGDGETALSLFSEMKRSGVGPDEVTFISILSACSHAGLVEQGVMLFNSIVDHGVRPRMEHYACMVDLLGRTGHLHEAYALLKRLPYKPSVSLLESLLGACSIHGNIDLAEEIGRWLFEMDPGNSNLYVMLSNIYAAAGRWVDASRVRSDMEERRLRKVPGFSLLEVGGHQNE; encoded by the coding sequence ATGCATTTGGGTGTTCCTCTCCGATTCTTCCCAGCCTCTTTCCTTCTACGTATCCTACCAGTGCACTGCCGCTGCTGCAGTAGTCTCTCTATTCTCTCTCATTCGTTACCTCTCGGAGATGGGAGAACCACAAGTAACCCGTCAACATATTCAATTTCACATGGTTCGACTAATCAAGGTGGAACCAACTTTCTCCGTCTCTTGAGCCTCTGCCGTAAAACCACAGACCTTAAGCAATTCAAGTCTCTGCTCATCTTGCATGGGTTGATGGAAGACCCGTTTCTGGTCGGAGAATTTTTCAGATTCTGTTTTCATTTAAATTCTCCAGAGCTTGCTCTCAGTTCtttccaaaaaattgaaaaacccAGTTTATTATTGCAGAACCTAATGGTTAGATGCCTCTCCAATCATGGGCTATTTGATGATCTATTAAGTATCTACACAAAATGTCAGAAGTCAGGATGTCGGGCTGACAACTTCACATTTCCCTTTGTGATCAAGGCCTGCTCAAGTCTTGGTGATCACCGGACTGGAAAAGGAATTCATTGTAACGTTTTGAAAAAAGGGTTTGAGTACAACCTTGTTGTGCAGACTGCTCTCTTAGACATGTACGCTAAAGTTGGTGATCTCGAAACCTCACGCCTTGTACTTGATAGAATTCCTCAACCAGACTTGGTTGCTTGGAATGCCTTACTTGCAGGTTATTCTCTGAATGGGCGTTATCAGGAAGCCATAAAGGTTTTCCAACAGATTCAGATTATGGGCTTGAATCCTAATGCAAGCACTTTAGCTAGCATCATTCCCGTTTGTACCAGCTTGGGAGCTCTGCATATTGGTAAAACCTTTCATGGGTTTGCGGTCAAATTTGGAGTTTCTTCAGATGAATCTCTGGCGCCTGCTTTGATCTCTATGTATGGTGGTTGTGGGGATTTATCTGCTGCTAGAAGGATGTTTGATTTGCTACCAGAGATAAATATCATCGCCAGGAATGCAATGATCTCATCGTTAACACAAAACCGAAAATCTAGTGAAGCCTTAGAAGCTTTTAAACAAATGCTCCAAGCAAACATGCATCCTAATGCTGTCAGCTTTGTGGCTGTAATTCCCTCCTGTGAAAATAGTGGTAACATTGATTGTGGAGAATCCCTTCATGCTCATGCCATCAAAGACGGGCTAGATTGCCAAACTTCTGTAGCTACAGCCTTTCTATCATTGTATGCCAAGCTTGGAGATCTAGATTCTGCTGAGTTACTTTTTCATGGAATTCCAGATAGAAACCTCCTTTCTTGGAATTCTATGGTTTCAGCATATGTagaaaatgggttttgggaGTTGGGTTTGTACACATTCTACAATTTTCAGCTCATGGGATTTACTCCGGATGCCATCTCCATGGTTAGTGTTCTTTCTGCCTGTACAAGATCAGAGGACATTCGGCTTGGTAAATCTGCCCATGCGTTTAGCATTCGAAATAGACTTGGTTTGAATATTAATGTATCGAATGCACTCTTGGCTTTCTACTCTGATTGTGATCAGCTTTCTTCTGCTCATAAGCTATTCCATAAGATGGAGACAAGAAATGTGGTTAGTTGGAATATTTTGATATCCAGGAATGTTCATTTTGGTAACATTGGAAATGCAATTGAGCTCCTACAGCAGATGCAGCAAGAGGATTTGGAGCTCGATTTGGTGACCATGATAAGCATTCTCCCTGGTTACTGCAAGTCAGAAGATCTGGTGCAAGGGATGGCCATTCATTGCTGTGCAATCAAAGCTGGGTATATCGCTGATGTTTTCCTTGTCAATGCACTTATTAGCATGTATCTCAACTGTGGAGATATTGGTTCTGGTCAGTTACTTTTCGAAGGCGTACCCAAAAAGAGTGTGGTCTCTTGGAATGCTCTTATAACGGGTTGCCGATACCACAACTTACACAGAGAggtttttttctggttttgtcAAATGACAACGGAGGTTCAAAAGCCAAATTTTGTAACCTTGCTAAATATATTACCTGTATGCTGGACTGAGTTGCAAGGAAAGTCCATCCATGCTTATGCTGTTCGAATTGGAGCTATCTCAGAACCTCCTCTTCTTACATCTCTTATGCTCATGTATGCGAGATTTGAAAGTGTACATTTATGTCACTCTTTGTTTGAAATGGTGGATAAGAACCATATTTCTATTTGGAACACTATGATGTCCGTGCATGTCCACAACAAGAATGCCAAAGCTGCTGTTGCCACTTTCAGTGAAATGCTTCAAAAGAAAATGGAACCTGATCATGTCACTGTCTTAACCTTGATCTCTGCTTGTGTTCATTTAAGCACCCTGGATATTGCACTGTGTACAATGGGTTACATTATCTGCAAGGGTTTTGAGAATGATTTAGTCATTAGCAATGCCCTTATAGACTTGCATGCCAGATGTGGAAACATATCAACTGCAAGAAAGATATTTGATTCATTGATTGGAAGGGATTCTGTCTCTTGGAGTGtaataattaatggatatgggaTGCATGGGGATGGTGAAActgctctctctcttttctcagaGATGAAACGTTCTGGGGTAGGACCTGATGAAGTCACTTTTATTAGTATATTATCAGCTTGCAGCCATGCTGGCTTAGTAGAGCAAGGTGTGATGCTTTTCAATTCTATTGTAGATCATGGTGTGCGACCAAGGATGGAGCACTATGCTTGCATGGTGGACCTACTTGGTCGGACAGGTCATTTGCATGAAGCTTATGCCCTACTTAAGAGACTTCCATATAAGCCTTCTGTGAGCTTGCTCGAATCTCTATTGGGTGCCTGCAGCATCCATGGCAATATTGACCTTGCTGAGGAAATTGGAAGATGGCTTTTTGAGATGGATCCAGGAAATTCCAATTTATATGTGATGCTTTCTAATATCTATGCGGCAGCCGGCAGGTGGGTAGATGCCAGTAGAGTGAGGTCTGACATGGAAGAGAGAAGGTTGAGAAAAGTGCCTGGTTTTAGTCTGCTTGAGGTTGGTGGACATCAAAATGAATAG